In Archangium violaceum, the following are encoded in one genomic region:
- a CDS encoding imm11 family protein has product MEMRYFRLSDDVYLPGRWELGRLSDQRGEEVWPALLMRGEPAHIEGRIKAPVKIAGKPLDFSHAAMGIPVVHVRAASVFKELAAEDVQFFPVDIEGHPEQYLILNVTRVVKCIDDQASEEVRYWKPEDGRPEKTGQYRAVYGMRMDPSKMGDAKVFRPWGWTVALIVSEEIKEALERIGATGTKFKEV; this is encoded by the coding sequence ATGGAGATGCGATACTTCAGACTGTCCGATGACGTCTACCTTCCTGGCCGATGGGAACTGGGCAGGCTCAGCGATCAGCGTGGAGAAGAGGTATGGCCCGCGCTGCTTATGCGGGGAGAGCCTGCACACATCGAGGGGCGCATCAAGGCCCCTGTGAAAATTGCTGGTAAACCACTCGACTTCTCCCATGCAGCCATGGGCATTCCAGTTGTCCACGTCAGAGCCGCATCCGTCTTCAAGGAACTGGCTGCGGAGGATGTGCAGTTCTTTCCGGTGGACATTGAGGGGCACCCCGAGCAGTACCTCATCCTCAATGTCACCCGCGTGGTGAAGTGCATTGACGATCAGGCCTCCGAGGAGGTTCGGTACTGGAAGCCGGAAGATGGGAGGCCAGAGAAGACAGGACAATACCGCGCCGTGTACGGCATGCGCATGGACCCCTCGAAGATGGGGGACGCTAAGGTGTTTCGCCCCTGGGGATGGACGGTGGCCCTCATCGTCTCCGAGGAGATCAAGGAGGCCCTGGAGCGCATCGGGGCCACAGGGACGAAGTTCAAAGAGGTGTAG
- a CDS encoding AHH domain-containing protein: protein MALRRPVVAVLLLALSTTCSMTPVVRLDAGQSQPLIHIPRTGESKPVELEKEELVKTIAKEVRQKRPPANPEKAARELFEVPPRSGWYRYTQGEGVVPLDAPPPASQWAEVAARVTREYLQFCEALGTPGDCRKALMNDPVLTGDGRYALGMSFAIEEIVPEMMQSFKDMADPEAIKASLYWTMAIYAAMWLAPEPVFSKGLATVVTASFVCYIGVDTFWTLIQGFRRMAEELDHSTSFAAIREAGKKYGKVMGKNAARAFALLLTAAIGQTAASFSAKVLTLPGSAQASVAGARVGVQLIEVAQVEAVAVTADAVTIALAPNAVAATVQSIYGTASRPVDAEWREHHIATDKWTEATHGGGPWTPRFQELFDRAGMSLNDPANFVRIRGHKGPHPQEYHEEVYDRLNAATLECRSIQQCREALVAELRALASEIATEGSKLNRLITKRAQ, encoded by the coding sequence ATGGCTCTTCGTCGTCCGGTCGTTGCGGTCTTGCTCTTGGCCCTGTCCACGACGTGCAGCATGACGCCCGTGGTACGCCTCGACGCGGGGCAGAGCCAGCCCCTCATTCACATCCCCCGCACGGGCGAGTCCAAGCCGGTGGAGTTGGAGAAGGAGGAACTCGTCAAGACCATCGCGAAAGAGGTTCGGCAGAAGAGGCCCCCGGCCAATCCCGAGAAAGCCGCGAGGGAGCTGTTCGAAGTCCCTCCTCGCAGCGGCTGGTACCGGTACACCCAGGGAGAAGGTGTCGTTCCGCTGGACGCGCCGCCCCCGGCTTCGCAGTGGGCCGAGGTGGCCGCGCGAGTGACGCGGGAATACTTGCAGTTCTGCGAGGCCCTCGGGACGCCTGGGGATTGCCGCAAGGCACTGATGAACGACCCTGTCCTTACCGGGGATGGCCGCTACGCCCTGGGCATGTCCTTCGCCATCGAGGAGATCGTTCCGGAGATGATGCAGTCCTTCAAGGACATGGCCGATCCGGAGGCGATCAAGGCGTCCCTTTACTGGACGATGGCGATCTACGCGGCGATGTGGCTGGCGCCCGAGCCGGTGTTCTCCAAGGGGCTGGCGACGGTCGTCACGGCCAGCTTCGTCTGCTACATCGGGGTGGACACGTTTTGGACGCTCATCCAGGGCTTCAGGCGGATGGCGGAGGAACTGGATCACTCCACCTCGTTCGCGGCGATCCGAGAGGCCGGGAAAAAGTACGGCAAGGTGATGGGGAAGAATGCAGCGCGAGCATTTGCCCTGCTGCTCACCGCCGCCATCGGCCAGACGGCTGCCAGCTTCTCGGCCAAGGTGCTCACGCTGCCCGGCTCGGCTCAAGCGTCAGTGGCGGGCGCGCGGGTGGGAGTCCAACTGATCGAGGTGGCGCAGGTGGAGGCCGTGGCCGTGACCGCCGATGCGGTCACCATCGCCCTGGCTCCCAATGCGGTCGCCGCGACGGTCCAGAGCATCTATGGGACGGCTTCCAGGCCGGTGGACGCGGAGTGGCGCGAGCACCACATCGCCACGGACAAGTGGACCGAGGCCACCCACGGCGGTGGTCCATGGACGCCCCGCTTCCAGGAGCTCTTCGACCGGGCTGGCATGTCGCTGAACGATCCGGCGAACTTTGTCCGAATCAGGGGCCACAAGGGGCCCCACCCGCAAGAGTACCACGAGGAGGTGTACGACCGGTTGAACGCAGCAACGCTGGAATGTCGGAGCATTCAGCAGTGCCGGGAAGCATTGGTGGCCGAACTTCGTGCGTTGGCCAGTGAGATCGCCACGGAGGGCTCGAAACTCAACAGGCTCATTACAAAGAGAGCGCAGTGA
- a CDS encoding PaaI family thioesterase: MASDDAFPPDRQQMIESINRFMDDSVPHNRELGLSVVELGAEEATMRLPYSEKLVGNPETGVLHGGAVTTLIDATCGIAVFMKMARLARIATLDLRIDYLHPATPGKDLLARAECYKLTRAVAFVRALAHHGDVDNPVASAQGTFIIVED; encoded by the coding sequence ATGGCGAGCGACGACGCGTTCCCCCCCGACAGGCAGCAGATGATCGAGAGCATCAACCGCTTCATGGACGACTCCGTCCCGCACAACCGCGAGCTGGGACTGAGCGTGGTGGAGCTGGGGGCGGAGGAGGCCACCATGCGGCTGCCCTACTCGGAGAAGCTGGTGGGCAACCCCGAGACGGGCGTGCTGCACGGCGGCGCGGTGACGACGCTCATCGACGCCACCTGCGGCATCGCCGTGTTCATGAAGATGGCGCGCCTGGCGCGCATCGCCACGTTGGACCTGCGCATCGACTACCTGCACCCGGCCACTCCGGGGAAGGATCTGCTGGCGCGCGCCGAGTGCTACAAGCTCACGCGCGCGGTGGCCTTCGTGCGAGCGCTCGCGCACCACGGGGACGTGGACAACCCGGTGGCCTCGGCGCAGGGCACCTTCATCATCGTGGAGGACTGA
- a CDS encoding PaaI family thioesterase — translation MESTSTRIAELLRQVRQTGDYRLLTEAIPYTRFLGIGVENTTGEVLCRMRYAPMLIGNSSLPALHGGTLGALMESAAIFELLLRTQEERVPKIITITVDFLRSGRPQDTLAKATITRLGRRVANLQVQAWQEDRSRPIASANALFLLS, via the coding sequence ATGGAGAGCACGTCCACCCGCATCGCCGAGCTCCTCCGCCAGGTGCGCCAGACGGGCGACTACCGCCTGCTCACCGAGGCCATCCCCTACACGCGCTTTCTGGGCATCGGCGTGGAGAACACCACCGGCGAGGTGCTCTGCCGCATGCGCTACGCGCCCATGCTGATTGGCAACAGCTCGCTGCCCGCGCTGCACGGAGGGACGCTCGGCGCACTGATGGAGTCCGCCGCCATCTTCGAGCTGCTCCTGCGCACCCAGGAAGAGCGCGTGCCGAAGATCATCACCATCACGGTGGACTTCCTGCGCTCGGGCCGGCCGCAGGACACGCTGGCCAAGGCCACCATCACCCGGCTCGGCCGGCGCGTGGCCAACCTCCAGGTGCAGGCCTGGCAGGAGGACCGCTCCCGCCCCATCGCCAGCGCCAACGCCCTCTTCCTGCTGTCGTGA